In Helicobacter pylori, a single genomic region encodes these proteins:
- the tnpA gene encoding IS200/IS605 family transposase translates to MKKIDDMRHGRHCVFLIHAHLVFVTKYRRKAFNKEVIDFLGSVFAKVCKDFESELVEFDGESDHVHLLINYPPKVSVSKLVNSLKGVSSRLTRKHHFKSVEASLWGKHLWSPSYFAGSCGGAPLEMIKQYIQEQETPH, encoded by the coding sequence ATGAAAAAAATTGATGATATGAGACACGGAAGGCATTGTGTTTTTTTAATACACGCGCATTTGGTATTTGTTACTAAATACCGGCGTAAAGCGTTCAACAAGGAAGTGATAGATTTTTTAGGATCGGTGTTTGCCAAAGTGTGTAAGGACTTTGAGAGCGAGTTGGTAGAATTTGATGGGGAGAGCGATCATGTGCATTTGCTTATCAACTACCCACCCAAAGTGAGCGTGAGTAAGTTAGTCAATTCTTTAAAGGGCGTTAGCAGTCGTTTGACTAGAAAACACCATTTCAAAAGCGTTGAAGCTAGTTTGTGGGGGAAGCATTTGTGGTCGCCTAGTTATTTCGCTGGGAGTTGTGGGGGTGCGCCTTTAGAGATGATTAAGCAATACATACAAGAACAAGAAACACCGCATTAA
- a CDS encoding Cu(2+)-exporting ATPase, with the protein MKESFYIEGMTCTACSSGIERSLGRKSFVKKIEVSLLNKSANIEFNENETNLDEIFKLIEKLGYSPKKTLAEEKKEFFSPNVKLALAVIFTLFVVYLSMGAMLSPSLLPESLLTINNHSNFLNACLQLIGTLIVMHWGRDFYIQGFKALWHRQPNMSSLIAIGTSAALISSLWQLYFVYTSQWSYGHYYFESMCVILMFVMVGKRIENVSKDKALDAMQALMKNAPKTALKMQNNQQIEVLVDSIVVGDILKVLPGSAIAVDGEIIEGEGELDESMLSGEALPVYKKVGDKVFSGTLNSHTSFLMKATQNNKNSTLSQIIEMIHNAQSSKAEISRLADKVSSVFVPSVIAIAVLAFVVWLIIAPKPDFWWNFGIALEVFVSVLVISCPCALGLATPMSILVANQKASSLGLFFKDAKSLEKARLVNTIVFDKTGTLTNGKPVVKSVHSKIELLELLSLAGSIEKSSEHVIAKGIVEYAKERNAPLKEMSGVKVKTGFGISAKTDYQGAKETIKVGSSEFFNPINTLEIQENGILVFVGRAISEKEDELLGAFVLEDLPKKGVKEHIAQIKKLGINTFLLSGDNKENVQKCALELGIDGYISNAKPQDKLNKIKELKEKGQIVMMVGDGLNDAPSLAMSDVAVVMAKGSDVSVQAADIVSFNNDIKSVYSAIRLSQATIKNIKENLFWAFCYNSVFIPLACGVLYKANLMLSPAIAGLAMSLSSVSVVLNSQRLRNFKIKDH; encoded by the coding sequence ATGAAAGAATCTTTTTACATAGAGGGAATGACTTGCACGGCGTGCTCTAGTGGGATTGAACGCTCTTTAGGGCGTAAGAGTTTTGTAAAAAAAATAGAAGTGAGCCTTTTAAATAAGAGCGCTAACATTGAATTTAACGAAAACGAAACCAATTTAGACGAAATTTTTAAACTCATTGAAAAACTGGGCTATAGCCCTAAAAAAACTCTAGCAGAAGAAAAAAAAGAATTTTTTAGCCCTAATGTTAAATTAGCGTTGGCGGTTATTTTCACGCTTTTTGTGGTGTATCTTTCTATGGGGGCGATGCTTAGTCCTAGCCTTTTACCTGAAAGCTTGCTTACGATTAACAACCATAGTAATTTTTTAAACGCATGCTTACAGCTTATAGGCACGCTCATTGTCATGCATTGGGGGAGGGATTTTTACATTCAAGGGTTTAAAGCCTTATGGCACAGACAGCCCAACATGAGTAGCCTTATCGCCATAGGCACAAGCGCTGCCTTAATTTCAAGCTTGTGGCAATTGTATTTCGTTTATACAAGCCAGTGGTCTTATGGGCATTATTATTTTGAAAGCATGTGCGTGATTTTAATGTTTGTGATGGTGGGCAAACGCATTGAAAACGTTTCTAAAGACAAAGCTTTAGATGCTATGCAAGCCTTGATGAAAAACGCCCCAAAAACCGCCCTTAAAATGCAAAATAACCAACAGATTGAAGTTTTAGTGGATAGCATTGTGGTGGGGGATATTTTGAAAGTCCTCCCTGGAAGTGCGATTGCAGTGGATGGCGAAATCATAGAGGGCGAAGGGGAATTAGATGAGAGCATGTTAAGCGGCGAAGCGTTGCCGGTTTATAAAAAAGTCGGCGATAAAGTCTTTTCAGGGACGCTCAATAGCCACACGAGTTTTTTAATGAAAGCCACGCAAAATAACAAAAACAGCACCTTGTCTCAAATTATAGAAATGATCCATAACGCTCAAAGCTCAAAGGCAGAGATTTCTCGCTTAGCGGATAAGGTTTCAAGCGTGTTTGTGCCAAGCGTGATCGCTATCGCTGTTTTAGCGTTTGTGGTGTGGCTCATCATTGCGCCTAAGCCTGATTTTTGGTGGAATTTTGGGATCGCTTTAGAAGTGTTTGTATCGGTTTTAGTGATTTCTTGCCCTTGCGCCTTAGGATTGGCTACGCCTATGAGCATTTTAGTAGCGAACCAAAAAGCGAGTTCTTTAGGTTTATTTTTTAAAGACGCTAAAAGTTTAGAAAAAGCAAGGCTAGTTAATACGATCGTTTTTGATAAAACCGGCACGCTCACTAACGGCAAGCCTGTCGTTAAAAGCGTTCATTCTAAGATAGAATTATTAGAGTTATTGAGTTTAGCGGGCAGTATTGAAAAGAGCAGCGAACATGTCATTGCTAAAGGGATTGTAGAATACGCCAAAGAGCGTAACGCTCCCTTAAAAGAAATGAGCGGGGTTAAAGTGAAAACGGGTTTTGGCATTAGTGCTAAAACAGATTATCAGGGCGCTAAAGAGACCATTAAAGTAGGCAGTAGCGAATTTTTTAACCCTATTAACACGCTAGAAATTCAAGAAAACGGGATTTTAGTGTTTGTGGGTAGAGCGATCAGTGAAAAAGAAGACGAGCTTTTAGGGGCGTTTGTTTTAGAAGATTTGCCCAAAAAAGGCGTGAAAGAACATATCGCTCAAATCAAAAAATTAGGCATTAACACTTTTCTTTTAAGCGGGGATAATAAGGAGAATGTCCAAAAATGCGCGCTTGAATTAGGGATTGATGGCTATATCAGTAACGCTAAACCACAAGACAAGCTCAACAAGATCAAAGAGCTTAAGGAAAAAGGGCAGATCGTTATGATGGTGGGCGATGGCTTGAATGACGCTCCTAGCCTTGCTATGAGCGATGTGGCGGTGGTGATGGCTAAAGGGAGCGATGTGAGCGTGCAAGCAGCGGATATTGTGAGCTTTAATAACGACATTAAATCGGTTTATAGCGCGATCCGATTGAGCCAAGCGACCATTAAAAATATCAAAGAAAATTTGTTTTGGGCTTTTTGTTATAATAGCGTGTTTATCCCTTTAGCTTGTGGGGTTCTTTATAAGGCTAATCTCATGTTAAGCCCGGCGATTGCGGGTTTAGCGATGAGCTTAAGCTCTGTGAGTGTGGTCTTAAACTCCCAAAGGCTAAGGAATTTTAAAATTAAGGATCATTGA
- a CDS encoding outer membrane protein, with translation MYYLRILILGISFLNILNAENLSYMSSSYQIGTVFMRPLNTNKLLQGASILQGYEVNPKNDWAYSRYYFFIDYGNVLFNNDSTLQANMFTYGVGGDFMVAYAKNPINRWAFFFGLQLAANTWILNNKVKDLVVNTWDSLKDFNFRNTYFRAIGKFGVQFRTIVLYHKVDVEIGMKIFLTPERHSLFERSFLFFVSHSWHF, from the coding sequence GTGTATTATTTAAGAATTTTAATACTGGGTATAAGTTTTTTAAATATTTTAAATGCTGAAAATTTGAGTTACATGTCTTCTTCTTATCAAATAGGCACGGTGTTTATGCGCCCTTTAAACACCAACAAGCTTTTACAAGGGGCTTCAATCCTTCAAGGCTATGAAGTGAATCCTAAAAACGATTGGGCGTATTCTAGGTATTATTTCTTTATAGATTATGGCAATGTGCTTTTTAATAATGACTCTACTTTGCAAGCGAACATGTTCACTTATGGGGTGGGAGGGGATTTCATGGTCGCCTACGCTAAAAACCCTATCAACCGCTGGGCTTTTTTCTTTGGCTTGCAACTGGCCGCCAACACATGGATACTTAACAATAAAGTCAAAGATTTGGTGGTGAATACTTGGGATTCATTAAAAGATTTCAATTTTCGTAACACTTATTTCAGGGCTATCGGGAAATTTGGGGTGCAGTTTCGCACGATCGTTTTGTATCATAAGGTGGATGTGGAAATTGGCATGAAAATCTTTCTAACCCCTGAAAGGCACAGCTTGTTTGAAAGGAGCTTTTTGTTTTTTGTTTCGCATTCGTGGCATTTTTAA
- a CDS encoding 50S ribosomal protein L11 methyltransferase has protein sequence MLKPMYYEFFFIFPKERELFESFLLDTTHLALEESSLENLKAFDDKETIEFISQSNWHYFATHDPLKKDLKEKPPHLKNFVILRSQKDLNDSLILALEAFCLNLKQNLQSEFDFFCLSRNLASKDWLEAYKQAILPVQCAKFYIHPSWHQKPSHVAINDCIMIDPALAFGSGHHESTSMCLELLSNLDLKRKNALDVGCGSGILSIALKKQGVSALVACDTDSLAVEETLKNFSLNQIPLLAQDKVIYGSTQKIEGRFDIIVANLVADVIKSLYSEFVRLCNHTLILSGILETHLNSVLQIYYNGFEVLEQRQRNEWVALKLLKKQPIN, from the coding sequence GTGTTAAAGCCAATGTATTATGAGTTTTTCTTTATCTTCCCTAAGGAGCGAGAGCTTTTTGAGAGCTTTCTTTTAGACACCACGCATCTAGCCTTAGAAGAATCTAGCTTAGAAAATTTAAAAGCGTTTGACGATAAAGAAACCATTGAGTTTATAAGCCAATCCAATTGGCACTATTTCGCCACTCATGACCCCCTAAAGAAAGATTTAAAAGAAAAACCCCCACACCTCAAAAATTTCGTTATTTTACGCTCTCAAAAGGATTTGAATGACTCGCTCATTCTAGCATTAGAAGCGTTTTGTTTGAATTTAAAACAAAACTTGCAAAGCGAGTTTGATTTTTTCTGTCTTTCACGCAATCTGGCTTCAAAAGACTGGCTAGAAGCCTACAAACAAGCTATTTTGCCGGTGCAATGCGCCAAATTTTACATACACCCTAGCTGGCATCAAAAGCCAAGCCATGTCGCTATAAATGATTGCATAATGATTGATCCGGCTTTGGCCTTTGGATCAGGCCATCATGAAAGCACTTCTATGTGTTTGGAACTGCTCTCTAACCTTGATTTAAAACGCAAAAACGCCTTAGATGTGGGTTGTGGGAGCGGGATTTTAAGCATCGCTTTAAAAAAACAAGGCGTTAGCGCTTTAGTAGCTTGCGATACGGATAGTTTAGCCGTTGAAGAAACCCTAAAAAATTTTAGCTTGAATCAAATACCCCTATTAGCGCAAGATAAGGTCATTTATGGCTCTACGCAAAAAATTGAAGGGCGTTTTGATATTATTGTGGCGAACCTTGTCGCTGATGTGATTAAGAGTTTGTATAGTGAATTTGTGCGGCTTTGTAACCACACTCTTATTTTATCAGGGATTTTAGAAACCCATTTAAACTCTGTTTTACAGATCTATTATAATGGATTTGAGGTTTTAGAACAGCGACAGCGTAACGAATGGGTCGCTCTAAAATTGCTTAAAAAACAACCAATAAATTAA
- the rsmG gene encoding 16S rRNA (guanine(527)-N(7))-methyltransferase RsmG, producing the protein MNPLLQDYARILLEWNQTHNLSGAKNLNELEPQITDALKPLEFVKDFKSCLDIGSGAGLPAIPLALEKPETQFILLEPRIKRAAFLNYLKSVLPLKNIEIIKKRLEDYQNLLQVDLITSRAVASSSFLIEKSQRFLKDKGYFLFYKGEQLKDEIACEDTECFVHQKRVYFYKSKESLC; encoded by the coding sequence ATGAACCCCTTATTGCAAGATTATGCGCGCATCCTTTTAGAATGGAATCAAACGCACAACTTGAGCGGCGCAAAAAATTTAAACGAATTAGAACCCCAGATCACAGACGCTCTAAAACCTTTAGAATTTGTCAAAGATTTTAAAAGCTGCTTGGATATTGGGAGCGGGGCGGGACTTCCTGCTATCCCTTTAGCCCTTGAAAAACCTGAAACACAATTCATTCTTTTAGAGCCAAGGATAAAAAGAGCGGCTTTTTTAAATTACCTTAAAAGCGTTTTACCTTTAAAAAATATTGAAATCATTAAAAAGCGTTTAGAAGATTATCAAAATCTTTTACAAGTGGATTTAATCACTTCTAGAGCGGTCGCTAGCTCTTCTTTTTTGATAGAAAAAAGCCAACGCTTCCTAAAAGATAAGGGGTATTTTTTATTCTATAAAGGCGAGCAATTAAAAGATGAAATCGCTTGTGAAGACACTGAATGTTTTGTGCATCAAAAACGAGTTTATTTTTACAAATCAAAGGAAAGTTTATGTTAA
- a CDS encoding ATP-dependent metallopeptidase FtsH/Yme1/Tma family protein: MKPTNEPKKPFFQSPIILAVLGGILLIFFLRSFNSDGSFSDNFLASSTKNVSYHEIKQLISNNEVENVSIGQTLIKASHKEGNNRVIYIAKRVPDLTLVPLLDEKKINYSGFSESNFFTDMLGWLMPILVILGLWMFMANRMQKNMGGGIFGMGSAKKLINAEKPNVRFNDMAGNEEAKEEVVEIVDFLKYPERYANLGAKIPKGVLLVGPPGTGKTLLAKAVAGEAHVPFFSMGGSSFIEMFVGLGASRVRDLFETAKKQAPSIIFIDEIDAIGKSRAAGGVVSGNDEREQTLNQLLAEMDGFGSENAPVIVLAATNRPEILDPALMRPGRFDRQVLVDKPDFNGRVEILKVHIKGVKLANDVNLQEVAKLTAGLAGADLANIINEAALLAGRNNQKEVRQQHLKEAVERGIAGLEKKSRRISPKEKKIVAYHESGHAVISEMTKGSARVNKVSIIPRGMAALGYTLNTPEENKYLMQKHELIAEIDVLLGGRAAEDVFLEEISTGASNDLERATDIIKGMVSYYGMSSVSGLMVLEKQRNAFLGGGYGSSREFSEKTAEEMDFFIKNLLEERYEHVKQTLSDYREAIEIMVKELFDKEVITGERVREIISEYEAANNLESRLIPLEEQAS, from the coding sequence ATGAAACCAACGAACGAACCTAAAAAACCTTTTTTTCAAAGTCCCATTATCCTTGCGGTTCTTGGAGGGATTTTACTCATTTTTTTTCTGCGCTCTTTCAATTCTGATGGCAGTTTTTCGGACAATTTCTTAGCTTCTAGCACTAAAAATGTGAGCTACCATGAGATCAAACAGCTCATCAGCAATAATGAAGTGGAAAATGTGAGTATCGGTCAAACTTTGATCAAAGCCAGCCACAAAGAGGGCAACAATCGTGTGATTTATATCGCTAAACGAGTGCCTGATCTAACCTTAGTGCCTTTGTTAGACGAGAAAAAAATCAATTATTCTGGTTTTAGCGAGTCTAACTTTTTTACGGACATGCTAGGGTGGCTCATGCCTATTTTAGTGATTTTAGGGCTATGGATGTTTATGGCAAACCGCATGCAAAAAAATATGGGTGGGGGTATTTTTGGCATGGGGAGCGCGAAAAAACTCATTAACGCTGAAAAACCTAATGTGCGTTTTAATGACATGGCGGGCAATGAAGAAGCCAAAGAAGAGGTGGTAGAAATCGTAGATTTCTTAAAATACCCCGAACGATACGCTAATTTAGGGGCTAAAATCCCTAAAGGCGTGTTATTAGTAGGGCCTCCAGGAACCGGTAAAACCCTTTTAGCCAAAGCGGTAGCCGGCGAAGCGCATGTGCCGTTTTTCTCTATGGGAGGGAGCAGTTTCATTGAAATGTTTGTGGGCTTAGGGGCAAGCAGGGTTAGGGATTTGTTTGAAACCGCTAAAAAACAAGCCCCTAGCATCATTTTTATTGATGAAATTGATGCCATAGGTAAAAGCCGAGCGGCTGGAGGCGTGGTGAGCGGGAACGATGAAAGAGAGCAAACCTTAAACCAACTCTTAGCCGAAATGGATGGTTTTGGGAGCGAAAACGCGCCTGTGATTGTCTTAGCCGCAACGAACCGCCCCGAAATCTTAGATCCGGCGTTAATGCGTCCAGGGCGCTTTGACAGGCAGGTTTTAGTGGATAAGCCTGATTTTAATGGCAGGGTAGAAATCTTAAAAGTGCATATTAAAGGCGTGAAACTCGCTAATGATGTGAATTTGCAAGAAGTCGCCAAACTCACCGCAGGGCTTGCAGGAGCGGATTTAGCGAATATCATCAATGAAGCCGCGCTTTTAGCAGGAAGAAACAACCAAAAAGAAGTCAGGCAACAGCATTTAAAAGAAGCAGTTGAAAGAGGGATTGCGGGGTTAGAAAAGAAAAGCAGGCGCATCAGCCCCAAAGAAAAGAAAATCGTTGCCTACCATGAAAGCGGGCATGCCGTAATTTCTGAAATGACTAAAGGGAGCGCTAGGGTGAATAAAGTCTCTATCATTCCAAGGGGCATGGCGGCTTTAGGCTACACCCTTAACACGCCTGAAGAAAACAAATACTTGATGCAAAAACACGAACTCATCGCTGAAATTGATGTGCTTTTAGGCGGAAGAGCGGCTGAAGATGTTTTTTTGGAAGAAATTTCTACCGGTGCGAGCAACGATTTAGAAAGAGCGACTGATATTATTAAAGGCATGGTGAGTTACTACGGCATGAGCAGTGTCAGTGGGCTTATGGTGTTAGAAAAGCAACGGAACGCCTTTTTAGGAGGCGGTTATGGAAGCAGTAGGGAATTTAGCGAAAAGACTGCAGAAGAAATGGATTTTTTCATTAAAAATTTGCTAGAAGAGCGCTATGAGCATGTCAAACAAACCTTGAGCGACTATAGAGAAGCGATTGAAATCATGGTCAAAGAATTGTTTGACAAAGAAGTCATTACAGGCGAGAGGGTGCGTGAAATCATCAGCGAATACGAGGCCGCCAATAATTTAGAAAGCCGTTTGATCCCTTTAGAAGAGCAAGCGAGTTAA
- a CDS encoding two-component system response regulator: protein MKLLVVDDSSTMRRIIKNTLSRLGYEDVLEAEHGVEAWEKLDANADTKVLITDWNMPEMNGLDLVKKVRSDSRFKEIPIIMITTEGGKAEVITALKAGVNNYIVKPFTPQVLKEKLEVVLGTND from the coding sequence TTGAAACTACTGGTAGTAGATGATAGCTCAACTATGAGAAGAATTATTAAAAATACACTTTCACGCTTAGGCTATGAAGATGTTTTAGAAGCTGAGCATGGGGTGGAAGCTTGGGAGAAACTAGACGCTAATGCGGACACTAAGGTGCTTATCACAGATTGGAACATGCCTGAAATGAACGGCTTGGATCTCGTTAAAAAGGTGCGCTCTGATAGCCGTTTTAAAGAAATCCCTATTATTATGATCACCACAGAGGGCGGTAAGGCCGAAGTCATTACGGCTTTGAAAGCGGGCGTGAACAACTACATTGTGAAACCTTTTACCCCCCAAGTTTTGAAAGAAAAATTAGAGGTTGTTTTAGGGACAAACGATTGA
- a CDS encoding prokaryotic metallothionein family protein, translating into MFCASKTSLFLQIKGKFMLRILIPLLIIAWILWRLFLRQKPLKDNHSYTQQTPKELEDHMIVCSKCQTYVSSKDAIYSGAVAYCSETCLNDKR; encoded by the coding sequence ATGTTTTGTGCATCAAAAACGAGTTTATTTTTACAAATCAAAGGAAAGTTTATGTTAAGAATTTTAATCCCCTTACTCATTATCGCATGGATTTTATGGCGTTTGTTTTTGAGGCAAAAACCCCTTAAAGACAACCACTCTTACACGCAACAAACCCCCAAAGAATTAGAAGATCACATGATTGTATGCTCTAAATGCCAAACCTATGTCTCTAGCAAAGACGCTATTTATAGCGGAGCAGTGGCGTATTGCAGTGAAACTTGTTTGAATGATAAGAGATAA
- a CDS encoding transposase: MKVNKGFKFRLYPTKEQQDKLQHCFFVYNQAYNIGLNLLQEQYETNKDSPPKERKWKKSSELDHAIKHHLNARGLSFSSVIAQQSRMNVERALKDAFKVKNRGFPQFKNSKSAKQSFSWNNQGFSIKDSDEERFKTFTLMKMPLLMRMHRDFPPNFKVKQISISCNHRKYFVSFSVEYEQDITPIKNPKNGVGLDLNILDIACSCGVNNHKKLTDFKQYPIDMKELLGIEIDEELDTKRLIPTYSKLYSLKKYSKKFKRLQRKQSRMVLKSKQNKTQLGGNFYKTQKKLNQAFDKSSHQKTDRYHKITSELSKQFEWIVVEDLQVKNMTKRAKLKNVKQKSGLNQSILNASFYQIISFLDYKQQHNGKLLVKVPPQYTSKTCHCCGNINHKLKLNHRQYWCLECGYREHRDINAANNILSKGLSLFGVGNIHADFKEQSLSC; encoded by the coding sequence ATGAAAGTCAATAAGGGTTTTAAATTCCGCTTGTATCCCACTAAAGAACAACAGGATAAATTGCAACACTGCTTTTTTGTCTATAATCAAGCTTATAATATTGGCTTGAATTTACTGCAAGAGCAATATGAAACCAACAAAGATTCACCTCCCAAAGAAAGAAAGTGGAAAAAATCAAGCGAGTTAGATCATGCGATTAAACACCACTTGAACGCTAGGGGGTTAAGCTTTAGTAGTGTGATAGCCCAACAATCACGCATGAATGTTGAAAGGGCTTTAAAAGATGCTTTTAAAGTTAAAAACAGGGGCTTTCCTCAATTCAAAAACTCTAAATCCGCCAAACAATCTTTTTCGTGGAACAATCAAGGTTTCTCTATTAAGGATAGCGATGAGGAGCGCTTCAAGACATTCACTCTGATGAAAATGCCTTTACTCATGCGCATGCATAGAGACTTCCCCCCTAATTTTAAAGTGAAACAAATTAGTATCTCTTGCAACCATAGAAAATATTTTGTTAGCTTTAGCGTGGAATACGAACAAGACATTACTCCCATCAAAAACCCTAAAAATGGTGTGGGGCTAGATTTGAATATCCTTGATATAGCTTGTTCTTGTGGGGTGAATAATCACAAAAAACTAACGGACTTTAAGCAATACCCAATAGACATGAAAGAATTACTAGGGATAGAAATAGATGAAGAGTTGGATACTAAACGACTCATCCCTACTTATTCCAAATTGTATTCTTTAAAAAAATACTCTAAAAAATTTAAAAGATTGCAAAGAAAACAAAGCCGTATGGTGTTAAAGTCTAAACAAAACAAAACCCAATTAGGAGGTAATTTTTACAAAACCCAAAAGAAATTAAACCAAGCCTTTGACAAGTCTAGTCATCAAAAAACAGACAGATACCATAAAATCACAAGCGAACTTTCAAAGCAATTTGAATGGATAGTAGTTGAAGATTTGCAAGTAAAAAACATGACTAAAAGAGCTAAACTCAAAAATGTTAAACAAAAGAGTGGGCTTAATCAATCTATTTTAAACGCTTCATTCTATCAAATCATTTCTTTTTTAGATTACAAACAACAGCATAATGGCAAATTGTTAGTGAAAGTTCCCCCACAATATACGAGTAAAACTTGCCATTGTTGTGGGAATATCAACCACAAGCTTAAATTAAATCATAGGCAATATTGGTGTTTAGAATGCGGGTATAGAGAACACAGAGACATCAACGCTGCGAACAATATTTTAAGCAAAGGGTTAAGTCTTTTTGGGGTAGGAAATATCCATGCAGACTTTAAAGAACAAAGCCTTTCGTGTTAG
- the pssA gene encoding CDP-diacylglycerol--serine O-phosphatidyltransferase, with translation MPINPLYLFPNLFTASSIFLGMMSIFYASSYQFVMACWLVVASLILDGLDGRVARLTNTTSKFGIEFDSLADVVAFGVAPSLITYFYVGYNFGRIGMAVSALFVIFGAIRLARFNISTNTSDPYSFIGIPIPAAAVLVVLCVLLDNKYHFLEGNTERLFLGFIVLLGVLMVSNIRYPNFKKVKWNLKLFILVLIFLSLVFVRPLEALSVFMGLYLIYGIIRWLFLMVKIIFNKNKSA, from the coding sequence ATGCCTATTAACCCTCTCTATCTTTTCCCCAATCTTTTTACCGCTAGCAGTATTTTTTTAGGCATGATGAGTATTTTTTACGCTTCTAGTTACCAATTTGTCATGGCATGTTGGTTAGTGGTAGCGAGCCTTATTTTAGATGGGCTTGATGGGCGTGTCGCAAGACTTACCAACACCACCAGCAAGTTTGGTATTGAATTTGACTCCCTAGCTGATGTAGTCGCTTTTGGAGTAGCCCCAAGTCTTATTACTTACTTTTATGTGGGGTATAACTTTGGGCGCATAGGCATGGCGGTGAGCGCGTTGTTTGTGATTTTTGGAGCGATACGATTAGCGCGATTCAATATCAGCACCAACACAAGCGACCCTTATTCTTTCATCGGTATTCCCATTCCTGCGGCGGCGGTATTGGTGGTGCTTTGTGTGTTATTGGATAATAAATACCATTTCTTAGAAGGCAATACCGAAAGGTTATTTTTAGGCTTTATTGTCTTATTGGGGGTGCTTATGGTGAGCAATATCCGCTACCCTAATTTTAAAAAAGTCAAATGGAATCTCAAGCTTTTCATCTTAGTGTTGATTTTTTTATCGTTAGTGTTTGTGCGCCCTTTAGAAGCTTTAAGCGTGTTTATGGGGCTGTATTTGATTTATGGCATCATTCGGTGGCTCTTTTTAATGGTAAAAATTATTTTTAATAAAAATAAAAGCGCATGA